A stretch of DNA from Brachyhypopomus gauderio isolate BG-103 unplaced genomic scaffold, BGAUD_0.2 sc142, whole genome shotgun sequence:
aatgattagtgtgtgtgtgtcgtagtACTACCCTCAGTACGTGTCCTTGGCCCAGCAGTTCCCTGTGGTCTATCCTGACTGGAGCTCTGCATACGGTGAGGAGAGGCTTTTAACTCAACatagattttgttaaatgttaaatggccagtgtaaatgaaggagaaaaaaaatggggTGGAGCCTAAGGTGTTATCTGATTGTGCCTTGTTTTCTCCAGGTGAGCCGTATTATTACCCTACGCAGGCCCAGTACCTTTCTTCAGGGCCAACTACACCCATCATATTGAGCTCTGCCCTGCAGcagcaggccccaccccctcagtatGCCCTGCCCCAGCAGTTCCCTGTAGCCAATGAGCCCACGGGTTTCTACTATGGCACCTATCTTGACTGGAGCTCTGCGtacggtgaggagaggctcttaactcaacatagattttgttaaatgttaaatggccagtgtaaatgaaggagaaaaaaagacTTCTTTTCCCTCTCCACATTGGGGTGGAGCCTAAGGTGTTATCTGATTGTGCCTTGTCTCCTCCAGGTGAGCCGTATTATTACCCTACGCAGGCCCAGTACCTTTCTTCAGGGCCAACTACACCCATCATACTGAGCTCTGCCCTGCAAcagcaggccccaccccctcagtatGCTCTGCCCCAGCAGTTCCCTGTAGCCAATGAGCCCACGGGTTTCTACTATGGCACCTATGCTGACTGGAGCTCTGCGtacggtgaggagaggctcttaactcaacatagattttgttaaatgttaaatggccagtgtaaatgaaggagaaaaaaatgggGTGGAGCCTAAGGTTTTATCTGATTGTGCCTTGTTTTCTCCAGGTGAGCCGTATTATTACCCTACGCAGGCCCAGTACCTTTCTTCAGGGCCAACTACACCCATCATACTGAGCTCTGCCCTGCAGcagcaggccccaccccctcagtatGCCCCGCCCCAGGAGTTCCTTGTGGCCAATGAGCCCACGGGTTTCTACTACGGCACCTATGCTGACTGGAGCTCTGCGtacggtgaggagaggctcttaactcaacatagattttgttaaatgttaaatggccagtgtaaatgaaggagaaaaaacgACTTCCTTTCCCTCTCCACATTGGGGTGGAGCCTAAGGTGTTATCTGATTGTGCCTTGTTTCCTCCAGGTGTGCCGTATTACCCTACGCAGGACCAGTACCAGTCTTCAGGGCCCATCATATTGAGCTCTGCCCTGCAGcagcaggccccaccccctcagtatGCCCTGCCCCAACAGCGCAGGAGAGAGTGCCAGCAGGTGAGGAGCTGGAAAGGTTGCCTGCTTGAACCTGGTCTCACTCCCAAAAACCATGTCCCACAGATTAGAATACCAGACCCCAAACAGGGTGGATGTGATGTCACGGAAGAGATTATGTCCGGGGCAAGAAACGCATCTACGCCCACACCCATTCAGCTGAGCTCAATACGAAAGGCCTATGTATATGCTTACATTACGTTAAAATGTTTGTAATTGCTCCAAATTTGACAATGTTCCCCACTCTTTTCCTCAGACTGTGGTCGCAGTGCAGACCGATGATGAAAGCACGCCACCTACAGCTACTGTAGTGATTCCACCCGGTAAGTGTGTTTTCTTAATGTTATTAAATcatgtttttgtattgtattaACTTGGAAACCGAATTGAAATTGCACCTTGTTCAGATGATCATGGGAAACGTGTGTCTATGCCAGCAGCTGCCTCAACCCCCCCGCCTCCATCTAAGGTGCCCGAGCTGGTGGTTCCTTCAAAACTGACAACGGAGCCTAACCTGTCCCAGGGTCTCCAACTGGCCTCACCACTGAGCACAGTGCCTGTTGGACAAGACTCCGATTTCGGAGCGTCTGCCTCCCCGCCACCTCCTCTGACGGACCTTCCTCCAGCAGACATCCCTGCTCTTGAGCCCAAGATGGGTGAGAGTATGGATGCGCCATTGGTATCGGAAGCAGTGCCCCAAGCAGAGAAGGAGCCTGTTGAGGCCCCTTTGGAGCCAGAGGTATGTGCTACTTCTGCTGATGGGCCGAAAGCTGAAAACATCTACATTTGGCAAATGTCTATCCAAAGCCAAAATTGCAGTCGCTGCCATTGCTATTCGACCAGTTTCCATAGTTGAACATGTACAAGGGGTAATGTCATGTCAGAGTTGGAGGAAATTCAGACAAAGAGCGCAATTCTCACTAATATTTAAGGCAGATATAGTGGGGATGTATACAACTCTATTGTTTTTGAAGAAATTGTTTTTGGGACAGTCTCTGTTTGCATTAATGAGTCTTAAGAGACTCTGTCATACAGGAGAGAAACCTGTTGAATTAGCATTTTTTGACTTTGCCAAAACTATTTTTCCAGATATATTTGTCATCTTTGAAGTTttcttaaaaatatttaaaagtctCGTCTCGTtatcgtgaacccaatatcatGTCTCGTCTTTTGAGATGAGTGCCACACTTTGGACACTCCTGCTTTAAAGGCACATGTAAATGGACATTCTACATTGTAGAGCATCATGGGATTTGCTCTAGAGTCTAGATTGTTTACTAGCCATGCTGGTGTTGTTGGTTTATGCTAGTTTCACTTGGAGCTGTTGGTTACACCCTTAGTGTGAATTATAGGGGACTTAGTTGAGCTGATTGTCTTAATTAAgattgcccccccaccccccctccagccTCCAGTTTCGAGGTCCTCACAGTGCCAGCGCAAAAGTCCACGCAAGATCATCACCAGTGTCTCATTCAGCAACGACATCCAGCTGAACAAGGCGGAGAAGGCGTGGAGGCCCTCAATGAAGAAGGTGCGCGCCCACAAGGCTGAAGCTGACGAGGAGAACCTGGAGGTGGCCAAGACCCTGGACCTGCTGCGACGTGTGCGCAGCATCCTGAACAAGCTCACGCCACAGATGTTCCAGCCACTGATGAAGCAGCTGACGGAGCTGAGCATGGACACGGAGGAGCGGCTCAAGGGAGTCGTCGATCTCGTATATGAGAAGGCCATCTCTGAGCCCAAGTTCTCCGTGACTTATGCTAAATTGTGTCGCTGCCTGATGATGGTGAGTGTGCACATGCCCACGCGCGAATGGCCAGTTCCACATGTGACCTCTATCTTGTCCCATGTGTTTCTGCAGCTAAACTGCACCAATGGGACTGAGGAGTTCAGGAGGTTGTtcatgttttgtttattgttaaaGCTGGACACTGTAATGCATGCATTTCaccaagtgttcagaaacagcaactgccctcccaagacttctgattggtcagaaagggaggaatgaactgctttgatctgtgtcctctgtccatgctgtgcaattactggccaaggacacagaataatgaaagagcataatttagcagagtgtctgaagagatctatctatctatctatctatctatctatctatctatctatctatctatctatctatctatctatctatctatctgtctgtctgtacgtctgactgactgactgactgtctgactgatgccaatgtacataaattaacaaaaggcaactttttcttatctgtgatggcagttaaagtagtatgtgttgagcagtgatatttcaagcttatcctaaatttgcacacaggtcagaaagcaaaatttgcaccctggctacattcatctgtgttaatgttgctagtcatgaaaaaacctcttattcacttgtgcttgttgcttgctcttcatggtacccagctgaaagtgcccacctctgataagtcaggaggcacagtgaattttggaaggctgctgctcaattgctgccagaaggagtttgcgaaggacaaggacagcaacgagcgcaagcagaaggagctggaagccgcatcagaggtgcgacagtctcaccatcttgatagtgcaccttccctccaagtgcacatcattggatgtgtattgttagagtgaagtccagtcgttttagtcgtgttaaatgtgccgtatatccgggcctcgtctcgtgttaacgccaacccccgatatttcccgccaggatgaggagcgtcagcgcctgatcgaggagctggacgccatgaaggacgaggcccgccaccgttccctcggtaacatcaagtttatcggggagctgtttaaggtggagatgctgtcggagcttatattgcatgactgtatagtcaagctgctccagaagagccacagcgaggaaagactagagtgtctctgcatcctactctccaccattgGCAAGGACATCGAGAAGGCCAAGGTATCATGCGCTTATGTTCCTCCTACCTGGCTGTTAACTCTTGGCGGTAGTTTTTACCAGGCAGTAGCCACACGCATGCTAACGagagtcttgtttttgactaatcagcccaaaatggaccactattgcagctacataagcaaaataataaacgcgaggaagacctcattgaggatccgctgcaaactgcaagatgtcctggacctcagacaggtaagtgttacacacccatccgttggacttcttcagtgtctctacaaatgtttccttgctttcattaatttatactcgaatgcttactgtacaagtatagtttatagaacagccgttgaccagcttcagtatttgagtgtggaggtttcattgctagtcatgcagaggtggttggactgctttccttttgcaggtttgcttttcttaattgcccatcctgacaaggtggctgccgtgttgaatgcattttgaaagcgctcctctctttccaactacggtagaataactgggtgccccggaggggtgaccagggccccaagaccatcgtcgagatccacaaagaggcaaacttggaggagcagagggagcagatcaaggtacctgagcagctcctgtctaaaaaggactccagtcgggcgtgttggtcgcgacggggcccacccgtccggaggccgcatcacccaacatcaggaagatgcctggaattcggtgcccatcattaccaagaccagggtcccggcgggtcctttaaaaggcttaaataaaagatttttaaggtctttaaatgtattgaattacattcttttttgaagagtggcattaaatttcatctaaggggagtgaaaaagctattaatgtccaaaaagacaaaaaatattttcaattctacttctacagcgcaagtctcagtctaaccacacagtaaaaaagaagcatggttggactagtataacacggctaaatcagccacagtttcatttcaaattaaattcaaataccaattaaaacagtagtattttgaacccgtgactgttcttctataaaaacattcacatacacacagtagcgccattcactctagttctcttgccaagtgcatgtgtgccatgtcttgctatttgttatccatcttaaaatcaatttatttacttaaaaaaccaagggctaatgcaggaataccctcaacttggtgatgtcgccttaaagattatcctaccttttgcttcgacatatttgtagaaatattgccatatttgaggcaaggttctcaaaaatgaccattcaaaagtaaatactgcaatcgtgcacaaatgatttgatgatttgaggctgtgtttatcagacattgtgctaataatttgcaaggcaaagcaggtctcacattaacatggactacctgaaagctttggaggggcccagcttgagaattcatgtttttgccatggtaatggtcttaatttttattcttggaggtcttaagtcattaaatttgtaggtcaacaatgtgcagatactctgcaagacgcggcccatccacattgcctgcaggacataagaatttggctgtccaataatttttaaaaatggaatgatggccaaacagaggctattttatttttatttttttatccagacagtgttacaccaaatgctaaacatctggagcctttattaataaatactcagagctacgtaaggaatctcggcgttctctttgattccacacttacatttgataaacagatagtaccagtttttatcagctaaggaaaatctctaagctcaaatctattttaacttttaaagatatggaaacagttgttcatgcttttattacatcatggcttgattactgtaattctctgtatttgggtatcaaccaatcagctctgtcacgccttcagcttgttcaaaatgcagcagctaggctcctgactggaactaagaaaagggagcatatttctccagtgttggcctccctacattggctgcctgttaagttcaaattaaatttaagttaaccttacaaattcatgtttgactgaatatgccctcttaaagtatgtaggcataccgtactattttcatgtttaactgaataaaccattgaacacgagtagcctacattttattgagcatgttttttttcttcaagtatcaaagtagaacagctttctcaagcagtcattgatgcattttggaaacaggagatcctctgtattaagaacccttatctcaaaaatggacttttaatcattacttgggtagcacgcatattccgaatgagccattttaatctagattaattaagattagtttcaagatttcagtgagattaatctagatttaaaaaattaatctatggccacccctaattttaaataaagaaaatattgtcactttcagagcaagatagcccatagtcgtctgacaaaaagacagaaaactatcatttaaaattgggtgAATGCTATTGTCTAATTGCTTGTTTTGACATTGTATTATTTCAGACCTAGTAGAATTAACCCTGCCAAggctgaaatttcaggatctccaggacatcacctCTCCTTCGTGCCAGAAATTACAGAGCAATTATCCATCTTTTATTATTCAAATGCATCAATAATCAATATCAATGCATACATCAAATCATTGAGGATGCAGCTCTAGCACTAATATGCCTAAAACTACGAGGATTTTCGAAAGGCAAAGCAGATACTGACTAGCTcattttatatgtgtttcatGAGCATTTTACACATATTTTTTCGTGCTAAAGAATAAATGTGTTAGCGGTACGTATAATGCAATGGCCAATTCACTGAATCCTGCTAAAGAGTAAACTAAAATATATATTGAATCACACTTGCTGCAAACTTCGTTTTGATGTTCattatattcattatatttGTTGTAATGAAACATACTTGCACATTGTGTTAGAATTTGCGTATATGTGCAATATTTGTATACATGTGTTATCTGtgtaattcttattcttaagagtccTAGACTTCTTGACGGTCAGTAATGGTAGTCCagggctgtggtgatacagccatagcagggggTAATTTGGGGTGGTaagaggggccagggcagtgggttgatccttcatccatttcatcttccccctgctgttacctcattatttattattatttattagctattattggaactaataagaagccagcaacctgtgatcttagtggacgtgggggttcgtaattgGAAATAAGTTCTTGGATGTAATCAGGAGCAATGGGGTCATGGCGAGGGTCCTGCCTCAAGAGCACGGTGGTAAATATAGGTGTGTTGCATATCTTTAAAAATCTCTTGATTGTTTTTACAGGGCATGCCTGCCTGCTTGAGGCCATTCCTGCCCCCAACGGTAGGATAGCACTCCACAAGTCTTGCCTACCATTTCTTGTGCGACATGTTCATGGCATTTCATATGGCACCCAAAGGGGGGTCATTAATGATTTGTGATTAATTTTGTAGAAGCATCACCTGTAGAACTGTTACTTTTAGACTCATGCTTCATCTGTGCAAGATGCAACCCTAACAAATCAAACTAACAAAAAAACTGGTCATACCTGAGCATGTTTTGGGCAAGTATTTACACCACATGGGTTAAGAACTCTTCTGGTGTTTCATTTTTCAGATTAAGGTCACTCATGGTGTTCTTTTTAGGTGACCTGGACGTGTTAGTGGGCGAATGCACCTCTCTCCTCATATAAAAACATTGTTTTTCATGTTAACATGTCTTATTCTTTGCCTCTGCCTGCAGATAAACCTATTCCTGATGTCTCATGGAGCCCTCATGCATGTGCtattttctagctccacccttttagctgtgctgccatagctagatttgctggcgccttgcacactatagtccattaatttatacttctctgtactaagacatgtctaatgatcttgtctctcctcttgatgaggtaaacctactcctgacatcatgctgctactgagtctcaacctgttccagctgttatggtccccctgcttcaccccaactccactgcgctggacagatgttcctgtgccagatgtttttcagacatacgtacacccagcaaatccttaatcagaacacactgacatgttgttcattcctttatctgtgtgtctgcacctcacttagaatctctctccctggacttttccatccccctacatccagtctactgtacctcctctcctgataaggagaacaccaatcacacatatggtttattattcttaccaaattgtcttaagacacatctattttgttctgtattcaactacacatattatcattaaactttagaactctttcctgatacttgtgtgttgtgaatctgttctcctggttcctgaagtgttcacttagggtgaccggatcagagatggtgaaaaagaggcatatagttgatatttatatgaaaaagctttactggcccttaacaaacactgcagaaaaaaacactgcccttaaaggctatttgaactcttttacatttaaaatgtgcaaaacacaattatacatttccatgacattctgtgctgtgataaatcatgtgtggctctttctcatcaagtcaaagtgtttgtgttcttcttttcaatgtttgtccttacaaaataaaaatggtagcctaaaaaataaatacaaaatttaaaaatattctttgtattggcacaaaattagtcatttaaaaaattgtacactaag
This window harbors:
- the LOC143500358 gene encoding eukaryotic translation initiation factor 4 gamma 1-like — protein: MKEKKRLPFPLHIGVEPKVLSDCALFPPGVPYYPTQDQYQSSGPIILSSALQQQAPPPQYALPQQRRRECQQTVVAVQTDDESTPPTATVVIPPAASTPPPPSKVPELVVPSKLTTEPNLSQGLQLASPLSTVPVGQDSDFGASASPPPPLTDLPPADIPALEPKMGESMDAPLVSEAVPQAEKEPVEAPLEPEPPVSRSSQCQRKSPRKIITSVSFSNDIQLNKAEKAWRPSMKKVRAHKAEADEENLEVAKTLDLLRRVRSILNKLTPQMFQPLMKQLTELSMDTEERLKGVVDLVYEKAISEPKFSVTYAKLCRCLMMLKVPTSDKSGGTVNFGRLLLNCCQKEFAKDKDSNERKQKELEAASEDEERQRLIEELDAMKDEARHRSLGNIKFIGELFKVEMLSELILHDCIVKLLQKSHSEERLECLCILLSTIGKDIEKAKVSCAYVPPTWLLTLGESCF